Part of the Mycolicibacterium mengxianglii genome is shown below.
CGGTCACGTCGTTCTGGCAGCAGGCCGGCCGCTCAGGGCGGCGAGGCCAGGGTGCACTGATCGTGCTGATCGCGCGCGACGACCCGCTGGACACCTATCTGGTGCACCATCCGGCTGCGCTGCTGGACAAACCCATCGAGCGGGTGGTCATCGATCCACGCAACCCCTACGTGCTGGGCCCGCAGTTGCTGTGCGCGGCAACCGAATTACCGGTCAGTGACGCCGAGGTCCGCAACTGGAGTGCCGATGCCGTGGTCGCCGAGCTGGTCGATGACGGGTTGCTGCGGCACCGGGCGGGCCACTACTACCCCGCCCCGGGACTGGACCCGCATCCCGCGGTCGACATCCGCGGTTCCTCCGGCGGGCAGATCGCCATCGTCGAATCCGGCACCGGCCGGCTGCTGGGCGGCACCGGTGCCGGTCGGGCACCCGCGACCGTGCATCCGGGCGCGGTTTACCTGCATCAGGGTGAGAGCTACGTCGTCGACGAGTTGGACTTCGAAGCTGCCGTGGCGTTCGTCCACGCCGAAGAGCCCGGTTACACCACGCACGCACGCGAACTCAGCGACATCACGGTCACCGCGCCAGGCGAGCAGATCGACCTCGGCGATGTCACCCTGGGCCTGGTGCCGGTCGAGGTGACGCACACCGTGGTGGGTTACCTACGGCGCACCCTCGCCGGCGAGGTGCTCGATTTCGTCGAACTCGAGATGCCGACCAGCACTCTGCCCACGGTCGCCGTGATGTATACGCTGACACCGGAGTTGCTGGAGGGCAACGGCATTGATCCCCTCCGCGTCGCCGGCGCCTTGCACGCGGCCGAGCATGCGGCGATCGGGCTGCTGCCGTTGGTGGCCAGTTGCGACCGCGGCGACATCGGCGGGCTGTCCACGGCGATCGGCCCCAGCGGGTTGCCGACGGTTTTCGTCTACGACGGCCACCCCGGCGGTGCGGGGTTCGCCGAAAGGGGCTTCCAGCAGATTCGGACGTGGTTGGGCGCGACGGCGGACGCTATCGAAGCATGCGAATGTCCGCAGGGCTGCCCATCGTGCGTGCAGTCGCCGAAGTGCGGCAACGGCAATGACCCGCTCGACAAGGCGGGGGCGATCGTCGTGCTGCGCGCGGTGCTCAACGAACTCGCACGACGATCGTGACCTGTGCGCGACCAGAGCGACGACCGACCCCTCGACGGCCGTTCCCGGGTGACGCCACACCACCGTGGCAAAGTGCGATCGAACGGTCGGATATCACGATCCGTTCTCCATCCCGACAGGTCGGGTGCCTTCGAAAATTACCCCGGCCACGGGTGCGGCGCAAATCCACGACTCGTTGTCGCTGCGGGTCGAGTCCCGCGCAGAAGCGCGGTCAGCTACGGATTTCGTGGCCATAACCCATGTGCCGACCGGGAGTTCGGCAGTAAAGTTCGCCCATGTCCCACGAATGGCTGCTCGTCGAAACGCTTGGCGACGCAACTGTAGTGGTCGCTGCGGGTGATCAGCTGAAGAATCTGGTGCCGCTCACCGTGTTCCTGCGGCGCAACCCGCATGTCGACGCCGTCACTGCGGCCGTGGCTGAGTCCGCTGCCGGCGTGGTGCCGCTACGGCGGCGAATACTGAAGGCCGATCGCATCATTCGGACCGTGCCCGTGGTGATGACCGACGGCCGAGTGCACGGTGTACACATGTGGCTCGGGCCGGCCGACGTCGCACCTGCACCGCGTCCGACGCCCGGTCCCCTGGTGTGGGACCTGACCACCGGTGTCGCCACTGACACCACGCAGTCGCTCGTCAACAGCGGTATGAACCCCCAGGAAGAGCGGACCCACGGCAGAGCGTTCGCCGAGGATCTGCCCACCCGGGACCTGAATCCCAGTGAGACACGAGTGCTTTCACTGGCAGTGCAAAATCGTCCCGGTGCGACGTTCTGCAGCACCTGGGATGTCACCAGCCGCGACGGTCAGCTCATCACCGTCGGGTTCGTGGCCCGCTCCGCGATGGAGAAAGCCGAGGACGGCAGCGAGCACCTGGTGGCGCGGGCGATGAACTGGCGCAGTCACCGGCCCAACCCGGTATCGGCCCGAGACAACTTGGCCCAGCGGATCCTCGACGGGCTGGCCAGGCCGGGCAGCTACCGCGCGCTGGTCGACGTCAACACCTGGACCCTGCTGAAGTGGCTCGACGAACCCTGCCCGCTGTACGACTGGCGGGGGCGCGCCGGCTCCCCGTGGGTGCATCCGGAGGACACGCGCCTGATCGAGGCGATGACCACCCAACTCGACGCCGGTGTCACCGAGCAGGTGCTTCGATTGCCGGGGCGCGCCGCCGAGTGGGTGCCCATACATGTGACAGTGCACCGGGTCGAACTCGAACCCGGCGCCGTCGCGGCGTTGGTCACACTGCGGGAACCGACTGCTGCCGAACTCAGCGCCCGGTCAGTTGATCACTCGCCGGAGTAGTCCACCGGGCCGGCCCTGGCGCGAGCCTGCGCGGTTCCGGTCCCCCAGCGACCCAGGTTGACCGGAACCGCCACGGAGACCACCACATCCAGCCCTTGCACTGTGCACCCGGTACTACGCGCATGCATCCCCGTGACCACCTCCTCGGCCGTCGCACAGGCGGCGACCTGCCCGCCGTCCAGCCGCACCGCACCTGCTAGTGCCGCGAGATCGGCGGCGGACTGGGCGCGGTGTCGGGCCGCCACCGCGGCACCGAGTTGGGCCACCGCCACCGCCACCGCCATCAGCACGGCGAGCATCGCGACGGCGAGGACGCTGGCGGCGCCGCGGTCATCCCGGAGGCTCAACGGCGGCCACCGCCTCTGCGGTGAGAGTGAGCCCGGGCAGGCCCGCGGCCCCCACCGTGACCGTCGCGATGACAAAGTCGCCCTCCTGGCGGATCCGGATGCCGGCGCCGCCCGGAGCGACACGCAGGGCCGCCGGCACCGCTGACGGGTCCCCTCGACCTGCGAGCCGGGCAGCCTCCCGCGCCGCGTCCACGCAACGGATCTGGGCGGCCGCCGCTCCGATGCCGGCAGCACAGAGCACCAGCACCGCCACCAGGGTGGCCACGGCCAGAGCCGCTTCGACGGTCGCGATTCCGGCGTCACCGACTAGGCGCTGGTGTTCAGCGCCCGGCCGATGATTCCGGTGAGTGCGGCGGTGATCGAGTCGCCGGTGACCACCGTGTACAGGACCGCCCCGAAGGCTGCCGCGGCCACGGTGCCGATGGCATACTCCACCGTCGACATCCCGGTCTCGTCGACGGCCAGCAGCACCGCACGCGTCCGTATCTGCTGAAAAATGTTGTCTCTCATATGGTTTCCTGTTCTGTATCGGTTGACTCACCACAACCCCGACCCGAAAACGTCCCCGGCCAGCCCGGCCACCGTGGGCACGATGCCCAGGCAGACGAATGCGGGCAGAAAGCACAGTCCGAGCGGACCTGCGATGAGGACTGAGGCGCGTTCGGCGGCCGCGGCGGCGTCATGCGTGGCGTCAGCACGGATGTCGTCGGCCAGTTCAGCGACGCCGTGCGCCAGCGCTGTTCCCGAGGATGCCGAACGCCGGGCCAACCGCAGCAGGGCGTGGCAGTGCGGGTCGGCGACCCCGGAACCGGTGGCGGCCCAGGCGGTGTCGGGATCGGCTCCCAGCGCGAGCAGGTCGGCGGCCCTGCCGAGCACCGCGGCCAGCAGTGGCGGGGCGTGCGGCGCGGCGGCGCGCGCCGCGGTCGGCACCGCCATGCCTGCGCGTAGGCACACCGCCAAGACGTCGAGGCTGGAGGCACCCGCGAGGGCATCGGCAGCCGGCGGCGGCCGCTCGAGGACGCGCGGCTGCCGGTCCAGCCCGGCGCGGGTGCGCACCGTCAGCGGTCCGGTCCCCAGCAGCAGCGCCGCAGCCAGTGTCACGGCCGCTGTTCCCACGCTCATACCGGCAGCCGATCGGTGATCCGCCCCGACCACATCACCCCGGCGCACACCAGCAGCACCCCGACGATCAGCACCCATCCCCCGATGCCGTGAGATAGAAATGCCGTCGGCGCGGCGCCCAGTAGCTCGCCCAGCCCCACACCGAGCACTGGCAGCACGGCCAGGATCGCGGCGGTTGCCCTGGCTCCGGCCATCCCGGCATCCACCTGCGCGGTGTAGCGCTGCCGCTCGCCGATGTCGAGCTGCGCGGCACGCATCAGCACGCCGATGGGCAGGCCGTGCTCCGACGCGAGTTGCCAGCAGGCCGCCAGCCGTTCCCACTGCCGGGGCAACGCGGACTGGGCCGCGGCGGCCCGCAGACCAGCAGCCACGTCAGCACCGAGGCCGGCCCTGGCGGCGACCGTGCGCAAGCCGGTGCTCACGCCGCCCGGTCCGGAGGCCGTCTCGGCGGCGGCCACCTCGAAGGCACGCACCGGGTGGGCGCCGGCCCGCAGCTCGGCGGTCAGCATCTCCAACGCACCGCCGAGGGCGCGACCCTCCTGGTGCGCTCGCCTTCGTGCGGTGTGTCGCCTGCGCCGCAGGTAGGCCGTGCCCGCGATCAGCATCGCCGAGACTGCCGTCGTCGCCGGCAGGCTGACCGCTACCAGGGCGCTCAGGGCGATGCCGGTGACCACGAGAAACCGAGCCGGGGAGTACGTCCGGGGCGTCCGGGTGAGCGGCAGCCGGCGCCCCGGCACGGGATGCATCAGCGCGGCGGCGGCGAGCAGAAGTGCGGTGTTCATCACGACCCCGTGAGCTGTCGCCGGAGTTCGGCGGCACCGTCGCCGTGCCCGCGATCAACATGCCAGGCCGTCACCACCCGACAGATCTCGGATCCGGCATCACGCTGGAGCACCGCGATCTCGCTGAGCCGGCGCCCGCCGTCACGCCCCCGCGACACATGCAGCAGCACCCGGACCGCGGCGGCGAGCTGGCTGTGTAGCGCCACACGGTCCAGACCGCCGAGTGCGCCGAGGGCTTCCAGGCGTGCCGGCACCTCGGCGGGACGATTTGCGTGCACGGTTCCGGCACCGCCGTCATGGCCGGTGTTGAGTGCTGCCAGCAGGTCCACCACCTCGGCGCCGCGCACCTCTCCGACGACGATCCGGTCGGGACGCATGCGCAGGGCTTGGCGGACCAACTGTCGGACAGTGATCTCGCCGGCGCCTTCGACATTGGCTCCCCGGGCGACGAGCGTCACCAGGTGCGGGTGCGGGGGTGCGAGTTCGGCGGCATCCTCAACACACACAATGCGCTCATCGGGTGCCACCGAGCCCAGGAGTGCCGCCAGCAGAGTTGTTTTGCCCGCGCCCGTGCCCCCGGAGACCAGAAAAGCCAGTCTGGCGCCGATGACGTCGTTCAGGATGGCCGCCGCGTCAGGAGCTATCGCGCCGGCGGCGCACAACGCGGCCAGCCCCTGGGTCGCCGGGCGCAGCACTCGCAGCGAGATCGCGGTGCCCGCCGCAGCGACCGGGGGCAGGACCGCGTGCAGGCGAATTGTGAGCCGACTGGCACCGATATTGCTGAGCAGCCCGTCGACCCACGGCGACGCGTCGTCGAGCCGACGTCCGGCAGCCAGAGCCAGCCGCTGCGCAAGGCGGCGGACCGCTGCCTCGTCAGCGAACCGGACGGAGCTGCGCCGCAAACCATTTCCGTCGTCGATCCAGACGTGCGAAGGCGAGGTCACCAGCACGTCGGTGGCTCCGGGCAAGCACAGCAGCGGCTCCAGAACGCCGACGCCGGTCAGCTCGGTCTGGACTGCGCGCAGGTTGGTCAGAACTTCGGTATCGCCCAGCAGTCCTGCCGATTCGGCGCGGATGGCCGCGGCCACGACGCCGGCGGGCAGCGATCCCGGTGCCATGTTCGTGTCGGCGGCCAGCCGCTCCCGCACCCGATCGATCAGCGACTGACTCATGCGGCCAGCCCTACGCTGCGGTTGGCGCCCAGGACCGCGGCGACCTTTCGGGCAGCCAGCGCCAGCGGCGACCGGGGCCGTAACCGCAGACCGCCGTGTTCGATCCGTTCGGCGATCAACGGTTCGGGCCGCATGGCGGCCAGCAGCGGCAGCCGTGTCACCTCGGAGATGTCGGCGGGCCGCAGCCCACCTGGCGACGGGCCCCGAACGACCAGGCCGACGTTGGGGTTCACCGCGCTCAAAGTGGGGCCCATCGCCGTGGCCGCCGCGCATGACCGCACGTCGCACGCGCTGATCACCACCACGAGGTCGGCGTCCGCGAGAGCAGTCACGGCGCCATCGGTCATGCGGCGCGGGACGTCGCAGATGGCCGTCACCCCTGCCCGGCGTCCGGCGTCGAGCACCGCACCGACCGCTGCCGCGGGCACCTCGTGACTGGCGCGCGTGCCGGACAGGACGGCGATGCCGCGGTGCTCGGGCAGCGCCTCACGGATCGCCGGCCAACTGACCCGTCCACCCTGTAGCGCCAGGTCAGGCCAGCGCAGGCCCGGCAGGTTCTCGGCTCCCAACAACACATCGATGCCACCGCCCCAGGGGTCGAGGTCGACCAGGAGTGACCGCTTCACCTGATGCGCGAGGGCGACCGCGAACACCGAGGCACCGGCGCCGCCGCGACCGCCGACCACCGCGACGGTGGTTCCGCTGCTACCCGGTGCCGCCGTGTCACTGACCTCGGATATGCCGCGGACCAGCTCGTCGGCTCGGTCCGGCAGTACCAGAACATCCTGGGCGCCAACCGAAATCGCCGCCTGCAGGGTCGCAGCGTCTGGTTCGCCAAAAGCGCAGACATACACCGCGCGCCGCCTCGGGAGCTCTGCGCTGACGCACTTGCGCGCCGCCGCGGCGTCGACCACGACAGCGGCCGCGGCGAGCCATGTCTTGCGCGCGGGTGCCACCGCCGGGTCGAGGTGCACGGCCCGCACGCCTGCTGCGGCCGCCACCCGGTCAGCTTCGTCACGTAGTGCGGTTTCAGCAATGAGGGCCAGAAGTGCGGGAGTGCTCGTCACCGCTTCAGCGTGGCGCCGGTGGCCGGTGGCTGCCAGTCGCTGCCACCACTCTGGGG
Proteins encoded:
- a CDS encoding PAS domain-containing protein, which gives rise to MSHEWLLVETLGDATVVVAAGDQLKNLVPLTVFLRRNPHVDAVTAAVAESAAGVVPLRRRILKADRIIRTVPVVMTDGRVHGVHMWLGPADVAPAPRPTPGPLVWDLTTGVATDTTQSLVNSGMNPQEERTHGRAFAEDLPTRDLNPSETRVLSLAVQNRPGATFCSTWDVTSRDGQLITVGFVARSAMEKAEDGSEHLVARAMNWRSHRPNPVSARDNLAQRILDGLARPGSYRALVDVNTWTLLKWLDEPCPLYDWRGRAGSPWVHPEDTRLIEAMTTQLDAGVTEQVLRLPGRAAEWVPIHVTVHRVELEPGAVAALVTLREPTAAELSARSVDHSPE
- a CDS encoding Rv3654c family TadE-like protein; its protein translation is MSLRDDRGAASVLAVAMLAVLMAVAVAVAQLGAAVAARHRAQSAADLAALAGAVRLDGGQVAACATAEEVVTGMHARSTGCTVQGLDVVVSVAVPVNLGRWGTGTAQARARAGPVDYSGE
- a CDS encoding TadE family type IV pilus minor pilin, encoding MATVEAALAVATLVAVLVLCAAGIGAAAAQIRCVDAAREAARLAGRGDPSAVPAALRVAPGGAGIRIRQEGDFVIATVTVGAAGLPGLTLTAEAVAAVEPPG
- a CDS encoding DUF4244 domain-containing protein, producing MRDNIFQQIRTRAVLLAVDETGMSTVEYAIGTVAAAAFGAVLYTVVTGDSITAALTGIIGRALNTSA
- a CDS encoding type II secretion system F family protein codes for the protein MGTAAVTLAAALLLGTGPLTVRTRAGLDRQPRVLERPPPAADALAGASSLDVLAVCLRAGMAVPTAARAAAPHAPPLLAAVLGRAADLLALGADPDTAWAATGSGVADPHCHALLRLARRSASSGTALAHGVAELADDIRADATHDAAAAAERASVLIAGPLGLCFLPAFVCLGIVPTVAGLAGDVFGSGLW
- a CDS encoding type II secretion system F family protein, translated to MNTALLLAAAALMHPVPGRRLPLTRTPRTYSPARFLVVTGIALSALVAVSLPATTAVSAMLIAGTAYLRRRRHTARRRAHQEGRALGGALEMLTAELRAGAHPVRAFEVAAAETASGPGGVSTGLRTVAARAGLGADVAAGLRAAAAQSALPRQWERLAACWQLASEHGLPIGVLMRAAQLDIGERQRYTAQVDAGMAGARATAAILAVLPVLGVGLGELLGAAPTAFLSHGIGGWVLIVGVLLVCAGVMWSGRITDRLPV
- a CDS encoding TadA family conjugal transfer-associated ATPase yields the protein MSQSLIDRVRERLAADTNMAPGSLPAGVVAAAIRAESAGLLGDTEVLTNLRAVQTELTGVGVLEPLLCLPGATDVLVTSPSHVWIDDGNGLRRSSVRFADEAAVRRLAQRLALAAGRRLDDASPWVDGLLSNIGASRLTIRLHAVLPPVAAAGTAISLRVLRPATQGLAALCAAGAIAPDAAAILNDVIGARLAFLVSGGTGAGKTTLLAALLGSVAPDERIVCVEDAAELAPPHPHLVTLVARGANVEGAGEITVRQLVRQALRMRPDRIVVGEVRGAEVVDLLAALNTGHDGGAGTVHANRPAEVPARLEALGALGGLDRVALHSQLAAAVRVLLHVSRGRDGGRRLSEIAVLQRDAGSEICRVVTAWHVDRGHGDGAAELRRQLTGS
- the ssd gene encoding septum site-determining protein Ssd yields the protein MTSTPALLALIAETALRDEADRVAAAAGVRAVHLDPAVAPARKTWLAAAAVVVDAAAARKCVSAELPRRRAVYVCAFGEPDAATLQAAISVGAQDVLVLPDRADELVRGISEVSDTAAPGSSGTTVAVVGGRGGAGASVFAVALAHQVKRSLLVDLDPWGGGIDVLLGAENLPGLRWPDLALQGGRVSWPAIREALPEHRGIAVLSGTRASHEVPAAAVGAVLDAGRRAGVTAICDVPRRMTDGAVTALADADLVVVISACDVRSCAAATAMGPTLSAVNPNVGLVVRGPSPGGLRPADISEVTRLPLLAAMRPEPLIAERIEHGGLRLRPRSPLALAARKVAAVLGANRSVGLAA